Below is a window of Deinococcus sonorensis KR-87 DNA.
AACGATCGGCCGCACGATGCGCCCGGTGGCGCGCCACGCCAGCCCGGCCGCCAGCAGGGCCGCCAGGAGGCACGCGCCGACCACCAGCCACTGCTGCCGGCCCAGCAGCCGTTCGATCACCGCGTTGTTGACCCCCACCCCCAGCTCGAAGATCAGTGGTCCGGCCGGAGCCGCGTCGCCGGGCAGGCGCACCAGCCGCTGTCCCTGGCGGTTCTCGTAGACGCCCACCCGGACCACCTGATAGACCCGCTCGCCCGGCGTCATGGCGGCAGCTACCCGGTTCAGCCGCTCGCGCACCGCCGGGTCCTGCACCTGCTGGGCGGCCTGCCGGTACAGCTCGGCCCGCCGGTCATCAAACACGAAGCGGTGGTCGCCGGGGTCGGCGGCTTCCGCCGCGTCGTAGGCGGCGCGTAGCGCCCAGTCGGTCTCGGGGGACTTGGACCGGAAGAACCTGAGGCTGTCTCCGGCGGGCCGCACGTCCACGAACGCCACGTTCTCCGCCGTCACCGCTGCCTGCAGCTGCGCCGCGACCTGCGAGAGGTCCGACACGTCCAGGGTGGTGGCCAGGATGCGCGCCACGGTCCCGGCCAAGCTGTCATCAACGGCGCGCAGGGCACTCATCCGCTGGGCACCCAGCAGCAGCGCCACGAACAAGCCCACCGCCATCACCGGCAGCACCGTGATGGCGAGCAGGCGGGCCAGCAGCCCCCGGCCGGCCGGCGTGGCGGTCGACCTGAGCTGGGCGGCCTTGGCCTGCCCTTCCTGGGTCCGGATGGTCTGGAACACGCCTCATGGTAAGCCCAGGCGCGCCCCTCACACCACTCAAAACATTGAACCGAGTTCAATCATCTGAACAACGGACCGATTGACTTAATCAGGCGTTGGCGCATACACTCATTCAAATTCAATCCAGTGTTCTTTCCGCTCCCAGCGGCGCTCTGTGGTGTCTGTTGGGCTCGCCTCCCGTGCTGTCTTTACCTAAGGAGTCCCATGCGTCACCTGACTGCCGTTCTCGCCCTCGGTCTGTTGAGCGTCACCCTCGCGGAGAAGGTGGCCACCCCCATCCCTATTGGCATCGCGGTCGCGCAGACCAGCAACACGGCGCTGCTGGGCCAGGAGCAGGTGATCGGGGCCCGCTTCGCCGAGAAGTACATCAATGCGCGCGGCGGCATCAACGGCACGCCGATCAAGCTGGTGTTCCAGGACACCGGCGGTGACGAGGCCGGGGCCATCAACGCCTTCCAGAACCTGATCACCAAGGACAAGGTGGTGGGTATCGTCGGGCCGACCCTCTCCCAGCAGGCCTTCAGCGCCGACCCGATCGCCGACCGCGCCAAGGTCCCGGTGGTCGGCCCCAGCAACACCGCCAAGGGCATTCCGCAGATCGGCAACTTCGTGGCCCGCGTCTCGGCGCCGGTCTCGGTGGTGGCGCCCAACGCCGTCAAGCAGGCGCTGAAGCTCGACCCCAAGATCAAGAAGGTAGCCGTGCTGTACGCCCAGAACGACGCCTTCTCGACCTCGGAGACCACCACCTTCCAGCAGACCGCCAAGGACCAGGGCCTGACCGTGGCGACCGTGCAGAAGTTCCTGACCACCGACAGCGACTTCACCACCCAGGTGACGGCCGTGCTGAACGCGGGCGTCGACCTGGTGATCGTCTCGGGCCTCGCCAACGACGGCGGCAACCTTGTCAAGCAGCTGCGGCAGCTCGGCTACAAGGGCAGCATCATCGGCGGCAACGGCCTGAACACCAGCAACATGTTCCCGGTCTGCCAGCAGTACTGCGACGGCATCATCATCGCGCAGGCGTACAGCCCGGCCCAGCCGAGCGCCAACAACCAGCTGTTCGTCAAGGACTACACCGCCCAGTACAAGAAGGCCCCGCCGCAGTTCGCCGCCCAGGCCTTCACCGGCGTGCAGGTGGTGGTGGACGCCCTGCGCGTCATCGACCGCAAGAAGAAGCTCGGCGAGTGGGAGCTCGCGGACCTGCGCGTGGCGCTCAACACCCAGATTCTGGCTGGCAAGTACAACACCCCGCTGGGCGCCATCTCCTTTGACAAGGAGGGCGAGCTGCAGCAGCAGGACTTCTACGTGGCGCAGATCAAGATGAAGGACGCCAAGACCGGCAGCTTCGTCTTCCTGAAGTAAAGAGCGGCCGGTGGCCTGCTCCCCGGCCCAGGCGTCGCGGGGAACAGGCCACCTTTCTTGAAGCGCCTCGTCCCTTCGGAGGACTATGACGGACCTGCTGCAGAACCTCATCAACGGGCTGGCCATCGGCAGCGTGTATGCCATCTTTGCGCTCGGCTACACGCTGGTCTTCTCGATTCTCGGCATCATCAACTTCGCGCACGGGGCGGTGTTCACGCTCGGCGCGTATTTCACCTACACGCTGGTGGTCGGGCAGTTCGAGAACAACGGGCTGATCAAGGGCCTGAACCTGTTTCCCGTCGGCTCACCGTTTCACGGCAGCGCCTGGGCCTTCGCGGCGGCGGCATTGATCGGGGCGGTGCTTTCAGGGCTGATCGCCGTGGTGATCGAGCGGCTGGCCTTCCGGCCGATGCGGTCACGCGGCGCCGACCCGCTGCTCGCCCTGGTCAGCAGCCTGGGGGTGGCCCTAGTGATCGTCAACCTGATCCAGATTCTGGTGGGCGCCGAGAGCTACAGCTTCCCCGGTGACATCTACGGCGACCTCAAGCCGGCCATCATCTTGCATGTGGGCGGCAAGCTGGTCGTGGTGCGCACCGTGCAGGTCATCATCTTTGCGGTCAGCATGCTGCTGCTGCTGGTGCTCGGGTACGTGATCGGGCGCACCCGCGTCGGCAAGGCGCTGCGGGCGGTGGCCGAGAATCCCGGCACCGCGTCGCTGCTCGGCATCAGCGTCAGCCGCTTCATCGTCATCACCTTCTTCCTGTCGGGCTTTCTGGGTGGCCTCGCTGGCACGCTGGTGAGCACGGCCTTCAGCGTGGCCGGGCCGTACTTCGGGGTGGCCTACGGCCTCAAGGGGCTGGCCGTGATCGTGCTCGGCGGCCTGGGCAGCATTCCCGGCGCGGTGGTGGGCGGGCTGGTGATCGGCCTGTTCGAGGCGTTCGTGCCGGCCGAATACAGCGCCTACAAGGAAGCGGTGGCCTTCGCGCTGCTGTTCGTCATTCTGCTGTTGCGCCCCCAGGGTCTGCTGGGCCGCGCGCAGGTCCAGAAGGTCTAGGGCATGGACTTCCTGCAGACCTACGGCTTCCTGATCGTGACGATGCTCCAGCAGGGCCTGCTGGGCCTGAGCCTGTACTTCCCGCTGATGGCCGGGCAGCTGAGCCTCGCCTCGCCGGGCTTCTATGCACTGGGCGGCTACATCGCGGCCATCATCCTGACGCAGCCGCAGTTCGCCGGCTGGCGAGACGCGCTGGGCAACTGGGTCTTTCCGGTCACCTGGCTGCTCGCAGCGCTCGCCTCGGCACTGCTGGGCCTGATCGTCGGGGTGCCGGCGCTGCGGCTGCGCGGCATCTACCTCGCGCTCGCCACCATCGCCTTCGTGCAGATCCTGCAGGTGCTCAGCCTCAACCTCAGCATCACCGGCGGGGCCATCGGGCTGTTCGGCATTCCGCAGGCGTTCGGGTTCGGTGACCGCTGGCAGTACATCTGGATTTTTCTGCCCACCGTGATCGTGGTGCTGCTGTTCGCGCACAAGTTGCAGGGCTCCCGGGTGGGCCGCGCCTTCCGCGCCATCCGTGAGGACGAGCTGGCCGCCGACGCGATGGGCATCCCGCCCACCCGCTACAAGGTGATGGCCTTCGTGATCGGCGCGGTGCTGGCCGGGGTGGTGGGGGCCATGAGCGCGCCGTTCCTGAACACCTGGAACGCCCGCCAGGGCACCTTCGACGCCTCGATTGCCTTCCTGGCCTACACCCTGATCGGCGGCAGCCGCAGCATGTGGGGCCCGCTGCTGGGCGGCGCGCTGCTCGCCAGCCTGCCGGAACTGCTGCGCGGGCTGGCCGACTGGCGGCTGGTCATCAACGGGTTGGTGCTGGTGGTGGCGAGCCTGTACCTGCCGCAGGGCATCGTGGGGGCGCTGCTCCGGCTGCGGCGCAAGGCCCCACCGAAACGGCCCGCCACCGGCCCGGCCCCCCTGGGAGACACGCCATGACGGCTGTGGAACAGGAAGCGGTGCTGAGCGCCAGCGGCCTGACCCGCCGCTTCGGTGGGCTGGTGGCGGTCAACAACG
It encodes the following:
- a CDS encoding ABC transporter substrate-binding protein, whose translation is MRHLTAVLALGLLSVTLAEKVATPIPIGIAVAQTSNTALLGQEQVIGARFAEKYINARGGINGTPIKLVFQDTGGDEAGAINAFQNLITKDKVVGIVGPTLSQQAFSADPIADRAKVPVVGPSNTAKGIPQIGNFVARVSAPVSVVAPNAVKQALKLDPKIKKVAVLYAQNDAFSTSETTTFQQTAKDQGLTVATVQKFLTTDSDFTTQVTAVLNAGVDLVIVSGLANDGGNLVKQLRQLGYKGSIIGGNGLNTSNMFPVCQQYCDGIIIAQAYSPAQPSANNQLFVKDYTAQYKKAPPQFAAQAFTGVQVVVDALRVIDRKKKLGEWELADLRVALNTQILAGKYNTPLGAISFDKEGELQQQDFYVAQIKMKDAKTGSFVFLK
- a CDS encoding branched-chain amino acid ABC transporter permease, coding for MTDLLQNLINGLAIGSVYAIFALGYTLVFSILGIINFAHGAVFTLGAYFTYTLVVGQFENNGLIKGLNLFPVGSPFHGSAWAFAAAALIGAVLSGLIAVVIERLAFRPMRSRGADPLLALVSSLGVALVIVNLIQILVGAESYSFPGDIYGDLKPAIILHVGGKLVVVRTVQVIIFAVSMLLLLVLGYVIGRTRVGKALRAVAENPGTASLLGISVSRFIVITFFLSGFLGGLAGTLVSTAFSVAGPYFGVAYGLKGLAVIVLGGLGSIPGAVVGGLVIGLFEAFVPAEYSAYKEAVAFALLFVILLLRPQGLLGRAQVQKV
- a CDS encoding branched-chain amino acid ABC transporter permease, whose protein sequence is MDFLQTYGFLIVTMLQQGLLGLSLYFPLMAGQLSLASPGFYALGGYIAAIILTQPQFAGWRDALGNWVFPVTWLLAALASALLGLIVGVPALRLRGIYLALATIAFVQILQVLSLNLSITGGAIGLFGIPQAFGFGDRWQYIWIFLPTVIVVLLFAHKLQGSRVGRAFRAIREDELAADAMGIPPTRYKVMAFVIGAVLAGVVGAMSAPFLNTWNARQGTFDASIAFLAYTLIGGSRSMWGPLLGGALLASLPELLRGLADWRLVINGLVLVVASLYLPQGIVGALLRLRRKAPPKRPATGPAPLGDTP
- a CDS encoding HAMP domain-containing protein — its product is MFQTIRTQEGQAKAAQLRSTATPAGRGLLARLLAITVLPVMAVGLFVALLLGAQRMSALRAVDDSLAGTVARILATTLDVSDLSQVAAQLQAAVTAENVAFVDVRPAGDSLRFFRSKSPETDWALRAAYDAAEAADPGDHRFVFDDRRAELYRQAAQQVQDPAVRERLNRVAAAMTPGERVYQVVRVGVYENRQGQRLVRLPGDAAPAGPLIFELGVGVNNAVIERLLGRQQWLVVGACLLAALLAAGLAWRATGRIVRPIVQLTRAADRLSLGELGEPVSLALAGRSITELSELAQALDRLRTSLALAMSRLRPHPGALKSGPVPPGGRRDP